A genome region from Labrus mixtus chromosome 9, fLabMix1.1, whole genome shotgun sequence includes the following:
- the slc13a5b gene encoding Na(+)/citrate cotransporter — translation MAFLKYLRSVKNELILFSTPFILLPLPLVIGTSEAECAYVIILMAVYWCTEVLPLAVTALLPALLFPLFGIMQSKDVCMQYLKDTNLLFVGGLMVAVAVEHWNLHKRIALRVLLFVGVRPALLMLGFMGVTAFLSMWISNTATTAMMVPIVQAVLEQLNNSDAEIPQILSQEEQLQTSEPDTKQPPQTEKQNDGQGSLVVTFLDATAEAARQMEAAERRKMCKGMTLCVCYAASIGGTATLTGTGPNLVLKGQMNQLFPENGDVINFASWFGFAFPNMILMLTLAWLWLQFVFMGFNIKKTWGCGAVKTDKDIAAFNVIREQHRLLGPMSFGEISVLGLFCLLVVLWFTREPGFVHGWATNIFNSKAEYVTDATVAIFIAILLFVLPSKPPRFCSRRSHSFDTVSRQTPGSTPRLLTWKVVQKKLPWGIVLLLGGGFALAKGSEISGLSKWMGDQMTPLQSIPPWAIAIILCLLIATFTECTSNVATATLFLPVLASMAQSIGMNPLYVMVPCTLSASFAFMLPVATPPNAIVFSYGYLKVADMARTGIVMNIIGIICITLAINTWGKAMFELDSFPAWANVTGL, via the exons ATGGCATTCCTCAAATATCTTCGCTCCGTTAAGAATGAGCTGATCCTTTTTTCGACTCCAtttattcttcttcctctgccttTAGTGATCGGGACATCG GAGGCAGAATGTGCCTATGTGATCATCCTGATGGCAGTGTATTGGTGCACTGAGGTCCTTCCTCTGGCTGTAACGGCTCTGCTTCCAGCCCTCTTGTTCCCCCTGTTTGGCATCATGCAATCCAAAGAT GTGTGCATGCAGTACCTGAAAGACACAAACTTGCTGTTTGTGGGGGGGCTTATGGTTGCAGTAGCCGTGGAGCACTGGAATCTGCACAAGCGCATTGCCTTAAGGGTGCTGCTCTTCGTTGGTGTGCGTCCAGCACT CTTGATGTTGGGTTTCATGGGTGTCACTGCCTTCTTGTCCATGTGGATAAGTAACACTGCTACCACAGCCATGATGGTGCCTATTGTCCAAGCAGTGCTGGAGCAGCTCAACAACAGTGATGCAGAGATACCGCAGATTCTCAGCCAGGAGGAGCAGCTCCAGACATCAGAGCCTGATACTAAACAGCCTCcccagacagagaaacagaatgaTGGACAAG GTTCATTGGTTGTGACTTTCTTGGATGCCACGGCGGAGGCTGCCAGGCAGATGGAGGCAGCAGAAAGGCGGAAAATGTGTAAAGGGATGACCCTGTGCGTTTGTTACGCTGCCAGCATCGGAGGCACCGCTACACTGACAGGAACAGGCCCTAATCTTGTGCTCAAAGGCCAGATGAACCA ACTCTTTCCCGAAAATGGAGATGTGATTAACTTTGCCTCCTGGTTCGGCTTTGCTTTCCCAAACATGATCCTCATGCTCACGTTGGCCTGGCTTTGGCTGCAGTTTGTCTTCATGGGATTCAA CATTAAGAAGACATGGGGCTGTGGGGCTGTGAAGACAGATAAGGACATTGCTGCCTTTAATGTGATCAGAGAGCAGCATCGTCTTCTGGGGCCGATGTCGTTCGGGGAGATCAGTGTCCTTGGCCTCTTCTGCCTGCTGGTAGTGTTGTGGTTCACAAGGGAACCAGGGTTTGTTCACGGCTGGGCCACAAACATCTTCAACTCCAAAGCAGA GTATGTGACAGATGCCACAGTGGCAATCTTCATCGCCAttcttctgtttgtgctgcCCTCAAAACCTCCACGCTTCTGTTCTCGGAGGTCTCATAGTTTTGACACAG TATCCCGTCAAACTCCTGGCTCAACTCCACGTCTGCTCACCTGGAAAGTTGTCCAAAAGAAGTTACCTTGGGGCATCGTGCTTCTTCTCGGAGGAGGTTTTGCTCTGGCGAAGGGCAGTGAG ATATCAGGGCTCTCAAAGTGGATGGGAGATCAAATGACCCCCCTGCAAAGCATCCCTCCCTGGGCAATAGCTATCATCTTGTGCCTGCTGATTGCTACCTTTACAGAGTGCACCAGTAATGTGGCAACAGCGACGCTCTTCCTACCTGTCTTAGCCTCAATG GCTCAGTCTATTGGAATGAATCCACTCTACGTCATGGTGCCTTGTACTCTAAGCGCCTCTTTTGCCTTCATGTTGCCTGTTGCAACGCCTCCAAACGCCATCGTTTTCTCCTATGGATACCTCAAGGTTGCTGACATG GCCAGGACAGGAATAGTGATGAACATCATTGGCATCATATGTATTACACTGGCCATCAACACCTGGGGCAAGGCCATGTTTGAGCTGGACTCATTCCCCGCCTGGGCCAATGTCACTGGGTTATGA